Within the Pan troglodytes isolate AG18354 chromosome 2, NHGRI_mPanTro3-v2.0_pri, whole genome shotgun sequence genome, the region TAAAAGTAGTAAGAGTGTAAACAATTATTTCAAGATATCTGTAATAACTTTAATGTGATAGGAAAAAACTAATATTTAATGACAAAGTCACAGGTTCTACTAATACTACTGTGGTTTGTGGCCTACATTCATAATTGAAAGGAATGATACATTTTGATTAACagctagtaaaaataaaaagtaagttcCCAGACCCCCAAAATCTCTTCACAGCCCCCTAAATTAAGAATCCCTGCCCCAATACCACCAAGGAGAGTGCATTAACCTTGTAACTTAGTTTAGAAGATACATCTGAGATTCAGGGTCCTGACAATTCCCTTGGGTGAGAGAGCTCTGCCTTTATTTCTTGAAGGGGAGCAGGGTGACAGAAGGATAGGGAAGCATGGCAtgaaacccaaaaaacaaaaaaaaaaagacagattggattacataaaaattttgaaacatatGTGGTGAAAACATCCTAAATgaggttaaaaaacaaagaactaaaaaaaatgcAGTGTAATGATACAGTATTCGTGACATTAATTTATAAAGAGTGcttacaaatcaacaagaaatagAACAACTCAAAAGAAGAGTGGACAAAAGATGAGATGATTCATAGAATAAAAAAATTGCCAGTTAAACATGTAAACAACCTTAccaaaatgaacataaaaattacGTTTTAAACTATTATACTGGCCAAAATTAAATAGATGTTTTAAACTGGTGAAAAGTGGGAAAATGGACAGTTTCAAACAGCcttcttgaaaaataattatcaaaatttaaagtCCTCAAAAATGCAGTAATCAGGATTTTTTGCTATAGTATTATATGTActattaaaattagaataatgTCAATATCCAGCAATCGAATAATGATTGAGTAGATTATGTATCATGTATCCTACAATGAAACACTATGCAaccattataaagaaaaaagtatattatatCTTGATGTGCTAATGAAAAAAGGTACCTACgacatacacatttttaaagtgaaaaacaacatacaaataacatgtatcttttttttttttaaagacagaatttggcttttgttgtccaggctggagtgcagtggtacagtctcagctcactgcaacctccacctcccgggttcaagcgattctcctgcctcagcctcccaagtagctgggattacaggtacccgccaccacgcctggctaatgtttgtatttttagtagagacggggtttcatcgtgttggccaggctggtggtctcgaactcctgacctcaagtgatctgcccccctcagcctcgcaaagtgctgggattacaggcataggcaaCCATGGCTGGCCATAACATGTAtcttatgattccatttgtattttttttaactatttatatGAGAAACTCAGGAAtggtattcaaaatatttaacgaGTCTGGCACAGATACCAACCAATCAGCACTGATGCTGGCTCTTACCctagagaaggaaagagacagcCCTGTTGAATTGTGGATGGGAGTCCTGGAGAAAAAGCAAGGGCAGACAAGATGGCAGTGCAGGGTACTTGGAAGAGACTTCTTACCAATAAGCGTGAATATATATGCAGAGAAAGAGCGAGAGGTACCTACAAACATGACAGTAGTACACAACACGCACTTTCACTTTTTGCCCCACACAATCCTATTTGAAATTCTAAGAATGAGtaggatttgaaaaaaaattaatacagtgAAAAACACCAGCATGAGCCTATTTGCAAAATGTAGCCTGATATAAATTCATGGCATAGATTCACAAAAGGCCAGAAGGAATCCAGGATTATCTGGGGTCCCAGGAACCTCACATTTCTTACCACTTACTACTCttgccatcatcaccaccaccatgttttgaaatgttctttttcacTAAGCAAACTGGATTCATTaagtaatacattattattttatttgctacATTTTTTATTAATCAAAAACATAATTTACTGCCAGGTAAAGCTCCCCATAAACATCAAATTATCATTAATGTCAaaatgaatttgtgtgtgtgtgtgtgtacatttattatttgagatagggtctcactgtcttgcccaggctggagtgcagtggtgtgatcatagttcaccatAACCTAGAacccatgggctcaagtgatcctccttccttagcctcccaagtagctaggactacaggtgagccaccttgcctggctatttgttttttgtagggacagggtcttgctgtgttgcccagtctgatctcaaactcctgggctcaagcagttctcccaccatggcctcccaaagtgctggcattataggcgtgagccaatgtgcaTGGCCAATtcacatatttttgaaatatcgAAAATATTTCTAATCAAACCCCTCAAAACCCTGTTGGTCAGGAATAGTTGAAGAACCATTTGTCATGCATTCTCCAAATGTAGAAGGGAGAGACAATGTATGTGTCCCTGCTTGTCTCTAAGACAGCTAGCCCTAGAAATCCTCACCTGTGGAGACAGTCAGGAGAGCTGAAAACCAGTAGTGGTTCCTAGGACACAACCCAAAAGACAGCCATGGAGTATGGCAGCAGGCCTCAGAGCCTGACGATGGTATCAGACATCTACAAGTCCAAAGCAAGTAGCTGTGAATAAATAAAGCTGGGGCATGAGACatgacttgtaaatattttttaataagattgtcaaagcagtgatttttttttttttttttttgatctggctttgtcacccagactgagtgcagtgccacaatcttggctcactataccctcaacctcccatgttcaggtgatcctcctaacTCAGTCTCCCAgccagcttggactacaggcacgcatcaccacacccagctaattcttgtattttctgtagagacagggtctcaccatcttgcccaggctggtcttgaactcctgggctcaagcaatccacctgcctcagcctcccaaagtgccaggattacaggtgtgaaccactgtgcctggccagcagtgATTCCTAAAGGGGgaaatattagaataaaagaaGGATAGATGGATATAGTTTGAAAGGGTATCATAATTTTACATTTGGGGGCAAATATAAACTTTTTTCCATAAAGCaaactatcaaaaggaaagttctggAAAATCTTGGCTGATAAGTGTTTGCCGAAGAAATATTAATTCTCATACCtcctgaaaagaaataataaattatttatttatttgtaattgacaaataaaaattgtatatatttatggtgctTTGAACATGACATTTTGAAATGCAGGAGGTAAATTTTTATGCGAATCTAAAAAGGGCAGAAGTTTTAAATAGTCTGAGTTGGTAAGTTGCTTCTATGGGCCAATTATGACAGGGTTAATATGTATATTGGAAAAAGGTAGGGCAGAGAACAGCAGACaccctggggaggggaggagactgTCCCAGGATCATGAGGCCAGGGATTAGGATATAAGTGCTGAGGACCTCATCTGCTTGATCCAGCTGTATCTGCAGCATCTAAATCAATGTTTGGCACATAGATCAGgctcagttaatatttattgactgaatgCATTAATGAATGTCAAAATCAGGACTAGAAATCAAGTCTCTTTTTACCTCAGTCAATGCTCTAACAGGTCCTGGAATTAATCTTACTGTATTAAATAGAACTTGTAGCAAAACTGTTAGCTGCCTATCCCAGTAcccattttttcttcctccttaaacttcccagcctctcttgcagCTACATCTCAGTCAGTGCAATGTAAGAGAAAGTGTTATACAGTACTTGCAGGAAGTCTTCACAAAATAAAGCAAGTGcacctttcctcttttcttcatccTACTGCCTGAAATGCAAACATGGTGGGTTGGAGGTCAAGCAGTCACATGGACCATGGGAGTATGTTTTATAGCCAGTATCATTTGGGATTGTTCTATTATAGACAGAGAAAGCTAATCCTAACTGACATTTGAGAGGCAACCCTCTGCCCACCCCCCCAAGAGACAGTGGAGATCAAGTGAAAATGTGGCACTCCAGGAAATGTCCATTTCCACACTGCAGCAGCAGCAAACGAGTGTTAGCTCTATTTGTTACCCGGACCCAGCTCCCCAGTCACTGACCCCTCTGGGCCTTTAATCAGGTCCCTGTAAGTCCTGGGACAGTGCTTGCGATAGAGATTTTCCACCAGTGTGTTGCTTCCTCTAATCACAGCCCGCCCCTCCTGGTTCATGTGGTTCCACAAATGCAGGGCGTAAGAGTCATTGAAGCTTGGGTCTGTATCCCACACTTCATAGTAGCGCCTCCACTCTCGATAGGAGATGGGGTAAAATCTTTGGGGGTGTAAGAAGGATATGTTCAGACACCTGAGGTCACTCACCTCCTGGAAGTCTTCAAGTTTACACCATACCCTCAACATCCTTGTCATCAACTCAGGGCCTTGGTTGCCCCAAATGTCTGAATTATAGTGTTCAACAAAGTTTTCCATGCATTCCCACAAAaaggggtggtgggggaggaacCCAAATATTCCATTACTGGAGTACCGAGAAGCCTGCGCAGCCAAAAAGTTCTCCTCAGGGATGGGCCTGATGGAGATGACATCGGTGTCCATGTAGATGCCACCGTATTTCCAGATGATGGCCAGGCGGGATGCATCCGAGCTGATGTGGAGCCAGTTTCTCTCTGCGCTGGCGTTGATCTGCAGGAGCAGGTGCAAATCAGCCCCAAGTAgccaggggaagagggaggggcaTCACAGCAGGAGgccaggcccagagaggctggggaggggttaAAGAAGCCAGCTTCCCAAAATCCTATTTGCCACAGCCCGATTTTGCAAGTTTACCAAACTTACCTCActctaaaatttttcatttaagtaAAAAGTTTGCAGCAATCAGTATCAATGGGAAGGTTTTAGCAGCTTTTAAAGATTTCATGagatggtttttttaaaaaaaacattaaagcattggaaagataaagaagaaatccAGAAAAGATTTCACAATGCACTGTATGAGTCATTCTTCAACGTGGGTGTACATAAACTACAAATATGTAACTGTAGAGGAAGAACCAAATAAATCCCTTAAAATGCTAACAACtgacaatgaaaaaaatcagtatgtCTGCTATttgaaaaattgatttaaaaaaatcttaaaatgcatACCTTTGCTCATGTATTAATTCCTTTATTATTAAAGGAATTAATTTATTGAGGGCCTATTTACTATGTGCTGAATTCTATTAAAACTGCtaaggatacagcagtgaacaaacaaacagaaatcccTACTGGgaggagacagataataaataaacattCTGTGTTGGATGCTGACAACaactatgaagaaaaaaagcTGGGTGAAGGGACTGTGAAGGGGCCAGGGTGGAGCGCTGTATTACGTTAGTTCCCCCAGAAACTGGAATGAAGTGGGTGGGTGAACCATGCCCATAGCTGAGAAAAGAGAGTTCCAGGAGGAGGGAACGCCTAGAACTCTCTTCTCTTGCAGTAGAGATTGTCCACCAGTGTGTTGCTTCCTCTAACCACAGACCTCCCTTCCTGGTTCATATAGTTCCACAAATGCAGGGCATAAGTCACTGAAGCTCAGGTCTGTATCCCAGTGAATACAAGGGCCCTGAGGCAAAAGCACACGTGCCATGTCTGGGAACAAGGAGGAGGCAGCAGGCTGAAGCAGAGCTGAGAAGGGAGTGGGGTAGGCAATGAGATCAGAATtggagaggggtggggagggaggccaGATCATGTAGGCTGGGGCCAAGACTGAAGTTACTTGAAAGGTttagaagaaaggagggaagtgaTCTCAATTACTCTTCAAAgggtcactctggctgctgtgtggaaatCAGTCTGGGGTAGGGTTGGTAGATGGCAAGGGCAGAAGCAAAGGCAAGTTAGGAGTCGGTTGACATAATCCAGACAAGAGATGATGGTGCTAACAGTGGGGGTGAGGGAAGGGCACATAATGAAGATGAAGCTGGTCAGGATTTGCtaatgggctgggtgtgggtgGGAGAGAGAAGAGTCACAGATGACTGCAAAGGCTAAAATGTGGGTAAAacagaaaatgactttaaaaagaataaaaataaatcagcataAATGTCAATGTTCTCATATGGAATGCTAAGATTTTGAagagaaatagaaagcaaaatgttttgtctgtttgttttttaattttaaatacattggTTAAAAGGTTAAACAACCACCCCTGGCTTTTGACAAAATAAACAGTCTTTAAAATTCTGCTATCGAGTCAAATGAAAGCAGGTCAACTAAAACTTGCAGAAATCTTCACAAGTTGTTAAAAATTGTCACattgtgctgggcatggtggctcacacctgtaatcccagcactttgggaggctgaagtgggtggattatctgaagtcaggagttcgagaccagcctggccaatgtggtgaagccccgtctccactacaaatacaaaaattagccaggcgtggtgacaggcgcctgtaatcccagctactagggaggctgagacaggagaatcatttgaacctgggaggcggaggttgcagtgaggaaagattgtgccattgcactccagcctgggccacaagagtgaaactctatctcaaaaaaaataaaaataaaaataagccgggcgtgggtggctcatgcctgtaatcccagcactttgggaggccaaggtaggcagattacgaggtcaggagttggagaccagcctggccaacatagtgaaaccctatctctactaaaaatacaaaaaaaatagccaggcatggtggtgggcacctgtaatcccagctactccggaggctgaggcaggagaatcacttgaacctgggaggcggaggatgcagtgagctaagattgcaccactggcgagagagcaagactccatctcaaaaaaaaaaaaaaacaataattgtgACATTGTATACAATTGCCAAAAacctaataataatagctaacatttatcaaTAATTGTTCTAAGCTCTTTTTAATCTACACGAGTCCTCAAAAATAGGTACTATGATCATtcctattttttaagttaaaaattatgACCaggggcggggcacggtggcttacacctgtaatcccagcactttgggagacagaggtgggcggatcacgaggtcaaaagatcaagaccatcctggccaacatggtgaagccccatctctactaaaaatacaaaaattagctgggcatggtggtgcgtgcttgtagtcccagctacttgggaggctgaggcaggagaatcgcttgaacccgggaagcggaggttgtagtgagccaagatcacgccactgcactccagcctgcgcgacagagcaagactccgtctcaaaaaaaaaaaaacaacataagcGCTCCAATAAGGATGACCAGCGGAAAGAGGTTTAAGGTTCTAGCTGCTCAGAGAAAAGTTGCCCATCCCCACCCTATGCCCATAGTTCTCATTCCTGGGCATCATCAAGGGCTACAATAGCCCAGATCAGTGCAGAAAACCCAGTGGTCACAAGGAAGTGATGGCACCTTGGGTCTTTCCTAACAGGTGGTTCCCAGCTATCCTGTGGTGGCCTAACTGGGGAAGCACATGCTACAGCTCAGTATCCCTAGGGTATTGTGGTATGATCCCTATAGATGTACAGCCTACTGTAGTATTCTGCAGGCTCAGATGGAGCAAACTCTTAGGAGCTCTCTAGCTCAGAGCCCATCTTGCTCCTAAAATCCAACATAGTAAAATTAAGGTGCAGCTCAG harbors:
- the A4GNT gene encoding alpha-1,4-N-acetylglucosaminyltransferase → MRKELQLSLSVTLLLVCGFLYQFTLKSSCLFCLPSFKSHQGLEALLSDRRGIVFLETSDRMEPPHLVSCSVESAAKIYPEWPVVFFMKGLTDSTPMPSNSTYPAFSFLSAIDNVFLFPLDMKRLLEDTPLFSWYNQINASAERNWLHISSDASRLAIIWKYGGIYMDTDVISIRPIPEENFLAAQASRYSSNGIFGFLPHHPFLWECMENFVEHYNSDIWGNQGPELMTRMLRVWCKLEDFQEVSDLRCLNISFLHPQRFYPISYREWRRYYEVWDTDPSFNDSYALHLWNHMNQEGRAVIRGSNTLVENLYRKHCPRTYRDLIKGPEGSVTGELGPGNK